From the genome of Devriesea agamarum, one region includes:
- a CDS encoding class II 3-deoxy-7-phosphoheptulonate synthase, which yields MTASTDTLNVLSTWRERPRLQQPSWPDEEHLNRVTKALRTAPPLVFAGEVDVLKSRLAAAARGEAFLLQGGDCAETFADSTADRIRNKIRTILQMAAVLTYAASMPVVKMGRIAGQFAKPRSNDMETRDGVTLPAYRGDAVNGHKFTPESRIPDPERLWRMYTTSASTLNLLRAFVGGGFADLREVHSWNQGFIKGPGYDRYEKLAHDIDKAIRFMGACGADFEALRLVEFFASHEALLLDYEEALSRVDSRTGEIYDCSGHFLWIGERTRQLDGAHVQFLAKVRNPIGVKLGPTSTVEDALRLIDVLDPDREPGRLTFVTRMGATVIRDRLPELIEGVREAGAQVGWVTDPMHGNTITSSNGYKTRRFEDVMDEVRGFFEVHRDLGTVPAGLHIELTGDDVTEVLGGTGHIDELGLERRYETLVDPRLNHQQSLELAFLVAEMLKDR from the coding sequence CTGACGGCTAGCACCGACACCCTCAATGTGCTCTCGACGTGGCGTGAACGTCCGCGTTTGCAGCAGCCTTCGTGGCCTGATGAAGAGCATTTGAACCGTGTGACCAAGGCTTTGCGCACTGCCCCGCCGCTAGTTTTTGCCGGCGAGGTGGATGTGCTGAAATCTCGTCTGGCAGCGGCCGCACGCGGAGAAGCGTTTCTGCTCCAAGGAGGGGACTGCGCTGAGACGTTCGCGGACTCCACTGCGGATAGGATCCGCAATAAAATTCGCACGATTTTGCAGATGGCAGCGGTTTTGACGTATGCGGCATCCATGCCGGTTGTGAAAATGGGTCGGATCGCGGGCCAGTTTGCTAAACCGCGGTCCAACGATATGGAAACCCGCGATGGTGTGACATTGCCTGCCTACCGCGGAGATGCGGTCAACGGGCATAAATTCACCCCTGAATCGCGTATTCCTGACCCTGAGCGGCTTTGGCGGATGTACACCACCTCCGCGTCCACTTTGAATCTGCTGCGTGCATTTGTCGGCGGAGGGTTTGCAGATCTGCGCGAGGTGCATTCCTGGAACCAAGGTTTCATTAAAGGGCCAGGTTATGACCGATACGAAAAACTCGCCCATGACATCGACAAGGCGATTCGCTTCATGGGAGCCTGTGGAGCTGACTTTGAGGCCCTGCGATTAGTTGAGTTTTTTGCGTCTCATGAAGCGCTTTTACTCGATTACGAAGAGGCTTTATCTCGCGTCGATTCTCGCACCGGTGAGATTTACGATTGCTCCGGTCACTTCCTGTGGATTGGGGAACGGACTCGCCAACTTGACGGTGCCCATGTGCAATTCCTGGCGAAAGTGCGCAACCCGATCGGGGTGAAACTGGGACCGACCAGCACGGTGGAAGATGCTCTGCGTCTCATTGATGTTTTGGACCCTGACCGAGAGCCTGGGCGTTTAACGTTTGTGACTCGGATGGGCGCGACCGTGATCCGAGACCGGTTGCCGGAACTAATCGAAGGGGTCCGGGAAGCCGGTGCGCAGGTTGGTTGGGTGACCGATCCAATGCACGGCAACACCATCACCTCCTCCAACGGGTATAAAACCCGACGTTTTGAAGACGTCATGGACGAAGTCCGTGGTTTCTTTGAAGTGCACCGAGACCTCGGCACGGTGCCAGCTGGTTTGCACATTGAGCTCACCGGTGACGACGTCACTGAAGTGCTCGGTGGCACCGGGCATATTGACGAACTCGGCTTGGAACGCCGCTATGAGACCTTAGTGGATCCTCGTTTAAACCATCAGCAGTCGTTGGAACTGGCCTTTTTGGTCGCGGAGATGCTTAAAGACCGCTGA
- a CDS encoding alpha/beta hydrolase yields MTFTDASKPWRSRSHSNPSRAALLCHGFTGSPASMRTWGEALDSAGWDVSIPLLPGHGTSWQDMSRTRWTEWYQAVATELDHLSRTSETVVVCGLSMGGTLSLALAAEKPQLISAVALVNPALTVPSQLARFARFIAPVIPSVPSIGGDIAKPGGREESYERTPLRSVAELRQLTRHVQRQLSSVTAPLLLMTSTVDHVVNVHDSDQIAAHVRSRPLRRLTLAHSFHVATQDYDAELIHKSCIEFFEEVC; encoded by the coding sequence ATGACCTTCACCGATGCCTCAAAGCCGTGGCGAAGTCGCTCTCACTCTAACCCGTCCCGAGCAGCCCTGCTCTGTCATGGTTTCACGGGTTCGCCCGCGAGCATGCGCACCTGGGGCGAAGCCCTGGACTCTGCAGGGTGGGATGTCAGCATTCCGTTACTTCCCGGGCATGGCACCTCGTGGCAGGACATGTCGAGAACTCGTTGGACCGAATGGTACCAGGCGGTGGCCACTGAGCTCGACCATCTCAGCCGCACATCCGAGACCGTGGTGGTGTGCGGACTGTCCATGGGCGGAACCCTGTCGCTTGCTCTTGCAGCTGAAAAACCACAGCTCATCAGCGCGGTGGCGCTGGTTAATCCTGCGCTCACAGTGCCGTCTCAGCTCGCCAGGTTTGCCAGGTTCATTGCTCCTGTTATTCCCAGTGTGCCCTCGATCGGAGGCGATATCGCAAAGCCGGGTGGACGCGAGGAATCCTATGAACGCACTCCCCTGCGCAGCGTGGCTGAGCTGCGCCAGCTGACCCGGCATGTGCAACGCCAGCTGAGTTCCGTAACCGCCCCACTTCTGCTCATGACCTCGACGGTCGATCACGTGGTGAATGTGCACGACAGTGACCAGATCGCGGCGCACGTGCGATCACGTCCGCTTCGCCGTCTGACCTTGGCTCATAGCTTCCACGTTGCGACCCAGGATTACGACGCCGAGCTCATCCATAAATCCTGCATCGAGTTTTTCGAGGAGGTCTGCTGA
- a CDS encoding AMP-dependent synthetase/ligase → MTTRHQFAVAAVSHCDPEDNITSLLLDRHNQWPQIPIFRRKDDAGHWQDVTSDRFLGEVRAIARGMLAAGLEPGDTVALISKTRYEWSLVDWAIWFAGGVSVPIYETSSPSQLAWVLADSGARFAVVESTDHAKDLDQVREEIPGVQRVWIIERGDLELLSDEGRLIEDAQVESARVSRKAADLATIIYTSGTTGRPKGARLTHANFIDTCRNAESLFGAVVMPPGSSTLMFLPLAHVFARLISVLAVGVGATVGHAPDVKTLLPDLASFRPEFLLAVPRVFEKIFNSAEQKAYAEGKGKIFSAAAHCAESYSQALDTGHVPWHLRASHKAFDALVYRKLRQAVGGRVRWSVSGGAPLGSRLGHFFRGVGITVLEGYGLTETTAPVSINPPWNVKMGTVGMPLPGAAVALADDGELLVKGSMVFDGYHRNEEATRAALRDGWFRTGDIAQIDHDGYISITGRTKEIIVTAGGKNIAPAMLEDTVRSHPLVSQCIVVGDQKPFVACLLTLDKEMLPTWLSNHGRPAMSAADAAQDEVVRAALQEAIDLANTSVSRAESIRAYQIIDADFTEDNGYLTPSLKLKRNVVVHDFADVIESIYARPRPGN, encoded by the coding sequence ATGACCACTCGTCACCAGTTCGCAGTCGCGGCGGTATCTCATTGCGATCCCGAGGACAACATCACGTCGTTACTGCTGGACCGGCATAATCAGTGGCCGCAGATCCCCATCTTCCGGCGCAAAGACGATGCCGGGCACTGGCAAGATGTCACATCTGATCGCTTCCTTGGTGAGGTAAGGGCAATCGCTCGGGGCATGCTGGCCGCGGGTTTAGAACCCGGGGATACCGTCGCACTTATATCTAAAACCCGCTACGAGTGGAGCCTCGTGGACTGGGCCATCTGGTTCGCCGGAGGGGTGTCTGTTCCCATTTATGAAACCTCATCGCCTTCTCAGCTCGCCTGGGTCCTGGCCGATAGCGGTGCTCGCTTTGCGGTCGTGGAATCTACCGACCACGCGAAGGATCTCGACCAGGTTCGTGAGGAGATCCCCGGGGTCCAGAGGGTGTGGATTATTGAGAGGGGCGACCTTGAGCTGCTCAGTGATGAAGGCCGACTGATTGAGGATGCTCAAGTCGAGAGCGCACGCGTATCGCGAAAGGCCGCCGATCTCGCCACCATTATTTACACGTCGGGGACCACGGGGCGACCGAAAGGTGCTCGTTTAACCCACGCCAACTTCATCGATACCTGTCGCAATGCCGAGTCTCTTTTTGGCGCTGTGGTTATGCCGCCGGGATCATCGACTTTGATGTTCTTGCCGCTTGCTCACGTGTTCGCCCGGCTCATTTCGGTGCTTGCAGTTGGCGTTGGCGCCACCGTCGGTCATGCGCCGGACGTGAAAACTCTTTTACCCGATCTTGCATCCTTCCGTCCTGAGTTTCTGCTCGCGGTCCCCCGCGTCTTCGAGAAGATTTTCAATAGTGCAGAGCAAAAGGCTTATGCAGAGGGCAAAGGAAAGATATTCTCTGCCGCTGCTCACTGCGCGGAAAGCTATTCGCAGGCACTGGATACAGGGCATGTCCCGTGGCATCTACGGGCTAGCCACAAGGCCTTTGATGCACTGGTGTACCGGAAGCTCCGGCAGGCCGTTGGCGGACGGGTCCGCTGGTCAGTTTCCGGGGGTGCACCGCTCGGATCGCGGCTTGGGCATTTCTTTCGAGGCGTCGGAATAACCGTTCTTGAAGGCTACGGATTAACCGAAACCACGGCACCGGTCAGCATTAACCCGCCGTGGAACGTGAAGATGGGGACGGTTGGAATGCCTCTTCCTGGCGCCGCCGTCGCACTGGCGGATGACGGTGAATTACTGGTTAAGGGTTCGATGGTTTTCGATGGATACCATCGCAACGAGGAAGCCACGCGGGCAGCTCTGCGCGATGGTTGGTTCCGCACGGGGGATATCGCGCAAATAGATCACGACGGCTACATTTCGATCACCGGTCGCACCAAGGAGATCATCGTGACTGCGGGCGGGAAAAACATTGCTCCTGCCATGTTGGAGGACACGGTACGTTCCCATCCGCTCGTCAGTCAGTGCATTGTGGTTGGCGATCAAAAGCCATTTGTTGCCTGTCTGCTAACCCTGGATAAAGAAATGCTGCCGACCTGGTTGAGCAACCATGGTCGCCCGGCGATGTCTGCTGCTGATGCAGCGCAGGATGAGGTAGTTCGCGCTGCGTTGCAGGAGGCGATTGATCTTGCGAACACGTCTGTTTCGCGGGCTGAATCCATCCGCGCCTACCAGATCATCGACGCCGATTTCACCGAAGACAATGGCTATTTGACGCCGTCGTTGAAGCTCAAGCGAAATGTTGTGGTGCATGACTTCGCCGACGTTATCGAATCCATTTATGCGCGCCCACGGCCCGGCAACTAG
- a CDS encoding lysophospholipid acyltransferase family protein, producing the protein MFYEAAKAIVAPLVHAIYRPTMTGQENIPSRGGVLLASNHASSVADTVFLPIMVRRKVRFLGKSDYFTGRGLRGRVVRYFMKGVGTLPVDRTGGRHSDAAIRSGLTVLGAGGALAIYPEGTRSPDGRLYRGKTGVARLALEARVPVIPVAMIGTFDAQPPGRLLPRRSPRVKVVIGEPLVFAQFYGTAHDRTVLRAVTDHIMMTIQELSGQEYVPEYASVAKRRLQAEAKKSAEAESGIADSDADAGSAS; encoded by the coding sequence GTGTTCTACGAAGCCGCCAAGGCCATCGTTGCCCCCCTGGTCCATGCGATCTATCGTCCGACTATGACGGGGCAGGAAAATATCCCGTCGCGAGGCGGAGTGCTGCTCGCAAGTAACCATGCCTCATCCGTGGCTGACACTGTCTTTCTTCCCATCATGGTGCGGCGCAAGGTTCGCTTCCTCGGTAAGAGCGACTACTTCACCGGCCGCGGTCTGCGGGGCCGAGTGGTCCGCTATTTCATGAAGGGAGTCGGGACACTTCCCGTGGACCGCACGGGAGGTCGCCATTCGGATGCTGCCATTCGTTCAGGTCTGACTGTTTTGGGGGCAGGCGGTGCGCTCGCCATTTACCCGGAGGGCACGCGCAGCCCCGATGGCAGGCTGTATCGCGGCAAAACAGGTGTGGCGCGACTGGCTCTGGAAGCTCGGGTTCCGGTGATTCCGGTAGCCATGATTGGCACCTTTGATGCTCAGCCCCCGGGACGATTGCTTCCGCGTCGGTCACCGCGCGTCAAAGTGGTGATCGGTGAACCGTTGGTGTTCGCCCAGTTTTACGGGACCGCCCACGACCGGACGGTCTTACGAGCTGTGACCGACCACATCATGATGACAATCCAGGAGCTATCGGGGCAGGAATATGTGCCCGAATATGCCTCGGTCGCTAAACGACGTTTGCAAGCTGAAGCTAAAAAATCCGCTGAGGCAGAATCCGGCATCGCAGATTCTGATGCTGACGCGGGCTCGGCGTCCTGA